One genomic window of Solanum dulcamara chromosome 12, daSolDulc1.2, whole genome shotgun sequence includes the following:
- the LOC129876578 gene encoding squalene synthase-like isoform X1: MEEIMKHPDELYPLMKLMLSAKRVQKKTSGWLLRPHWAFCYVTLRKVSRSFALVIQQLPSDLRDVVCVYYLVLRALDTVEDDTSLATEIRVPILKDFYCHLHDPEWHFSCGTMAFKVLMDQFHHVSTAFLELDTNYQEVIKDIIKRMGEGMAKFLCKEVETIDNYNEYCHYAAGLCGLGLSKLFYASGREDLAPESLSISMGLFLQKISIIRDYLEDINEVPKCRIFWPRQIWSKYVNKLEDFKYEENSVKAVQCLNEMVTNALLHVEDCLVYMSNLRDPAIFQFCAIPQVINMGNLTMYYNNVEIFKGSVEMRRGLCAKIIDQTRTMADVYGAFFDFCCIMESKVDRDDPNATSTLKRLEAISKTCKDSGTLINRRKSYTFSHQSHYNIPVLIIFFFIMLAMLLSTKIP; the protein is encoded by the exons ATGGAGGAGATTATGAAGCATCCAGATGAATTATACCCATTGATGAAGCTCATGTTATCAGCTAAACGCGTCCAGAAGAAGACGTCAGGGTGGCTGTTGCGGCCACACTGGGCCTTCTGCTACGTTACTCTCCGCAAGGTGTCTCGTAGCTTTGCTCTTGTCATTCAACAGCTTCCTAGTGATCTTCGTGACGTG GTTTGTGTTTACTATTTGGTTCTTAGAGCACTTGACACTGTTG AGGATGATACCAGCTTAGCAACTGAGATTAGAGTACCCATCTTAAAAGATTTTTATTGCCACTTACATGATCCTGAATGGCATTTTTCAT GTGGTACAATGGCCTTCAAGGTTCTTATGGACCAATTCCATCATGTTTCCACTGCTTTCCTAGAACTTGATACAAA TTATCAGGAGGTGATTAAGGATATTATCAAGAGGATGGGTGAAGGAATGGCGAAATTTCTATGCAAGGAG GTAGAAACAATTGATAATTATAATGAATATTGTCACTATGCAGCTGGACTTTGTGGATTAGGTTTGTCAAAACTTTTTTATGCTTCTGGAAGAGAAGATTTAGCACCAGAATCCCTCTCGATTTCTATGGGTTTATTTCTTCAG AAAATAAGCATCATTAGAGATTATCTAGAGGACATAAATGAAGTACCAAAATGTCGCATATTTTGGCCCCGTCAAATTTGGAGTAAATATGTTAACAAACTCGAG GACTTTAAGTACGAGGAAAACTCGGTCAAAGCAGTACAATGTCTGAACGAAATGGTCACTAATGCTTTATTACATGTAGAAGATTGTCTGGTTTACATGTCTAATTTACGAGATCCTGCTATCTTTCAGTTCTGTGCAATTCCGCAG GTCATAAATATGGGGAATTTGACGATGTACTACAACAACGTTGAAATTTTCAAAGGTTCTGTAGAAATGAGACGAG GCCTCTGTGCTAAGATTATTGATCAGACGAGGACGATGGCTGATGTCTATGGAGCTTTCTTTGACTTTTGTTGTATAATGGAATCTAAG GTTGATCGTGATGATCCAAATGCAACAAGTACTTTGAAGAGGCTTGAAGCAATTTCGAAAACTTGCAAAGACTCTGGAACCTTGATCAATCGAAG GAAATCTTACACATTCAGCCATCAGTCTCATTATAATATTCCtgttttg ATTATCTTCTTTTTCATCATGCTGGCTATGCTTTTATCAACAAAAATACCTTAA
- the LOC129876578 gene encoding squalene synthase-like isoform X2 codes for MEEIMKHPDELYPLMKLMLSAKRVQKKTSGWLLRPHWAFCYVTLRKVSRSFALVIQQLPSDLRDVVCVYYLVLRALDTVEDDTSLATEIRVPILKDFYCHLHDPEWHFSCGTMAFKVLMDQFHHVSTAFLELDTNYQEVIKDIIKRMGEGMAKFLCKEVETIDNYNEYCHYAAGLCGLGLSKLFYASGREDLAPESLSISMGLFLQKISIIRDYLEDINEVPKCRIFWPRQIWSKYVNKLEDFKYEENSVKAVQCLNEMVTNALLHVEDCLVYMSNLRDPAIFQFCAIPQVINMGNLTMYYNNVEIFKGSVEMRRGLCAKIIDQTRTMADVYGAFFDFCCIMESKVDRDDPNATSTLKRLEAISKTCKDSGTLINRRRSIGNSLSTYFYKIGG; via the exons ATGGAGGAGATTATGAAGCATCCAGATGAATTATACCCATTGATGAAGCTCATGTTATCAGCTAAACGCGTCCAGAAGAAGACGTCAGGGTGGCTGTTGCGGCCACACTGGGCCTTCTGCTACGTTACTCTCCGCAAGGTGTCTCGTAGCTTTGCTCTTGTCATTCAACAGCTTCCTAGTGATCTTCGTGACGTG GTTTGTGTTTACTATTTGGTTCTTAGAGCACTTGACACTGTTG AGGATGATACCAGCTTAGCAACTGAGATTAGAGTACCCATCTTAAAAGATTTTTATTGCCACTTACATGATCCTGAATGGCATTTTTCAT GTGGTACAATGGCCTTCAAGGTTCTTATGGACCAATTCCATCATGTTTCCACTGCTTTCCTAGAACTTGATACAAA TTATCAGGAGGTGATTAAGGATATTATCAAGAGGATGGGTGAAGGAATGGCGAAATTTCTATGCAAGGAG GTAGAAACAATTGATAATTATAATGAATATTGTCACTATGCAGCTGGACTTTGTGGATTAGGTTTGTCAAAACTTTTTTATGCTTCTGGAAGAGAAGATTTAGCACCAGAATCCCTCTCGATTTCTATGGGTTTATTTCTTCAG AAAATAAGCATCATTAGAGATTATCTAGAGGACATAAATGAAGTACCAAAATGTCGCATATTTTGGCCCCGTCAAATTTGGAGTAAATATGTTAACAAACTCGAG GACTTTAAGTACGAGGAAAACTCGGTCAAAGCAGTACAATGTCTGAACGAAATGGTCACTAATGCTTTATTACATGTAGAAGATTGTCTGGTTTACATGTCTAATTTACGAGATCCTGCTATCTTTCAGTTCTGTGCAATTCCGCAG GTCATAAATATGGGGAATTTGACGATGTACTACAACAACGTTGAAATTTTCAAAGGTTCTGTAGAAATGAGACGAG GCCTCTGTGCTAAGATTATTGATCAGACGAGGACGATGGCTGATGTCTATGGAGCTTTCTTTGACTTTTGTTGTATAATGGAATCTAAG GTTGATCGTGATGATCCAAATGCAACAAGTACTTTGAAGAGGCTTGAAGCAATTTCGAAAACTTGCAAAGACTCTGGAACCTTGATCAATCGAAG aaggtctatcggaaacagtctctctacctaCTTTTACAAAATAGGTGGGTAA
- the LOC129876578 gene encoding squalene synthase-like isoform X3, with protein MEEIMKHPDELYPLMKLMLSAKRVQKKTSGWLLRPHWAFCYVTLRKVSRSFALVIQQLPSDLRDVVCVYYLVLRALDTVGGTMAFKVLMDQFHHVSTAFLELDTNYQEVIKDIIKRMGEGMAKFLCKEVETIDNYNEYCHYAAGLCGLGLSKLFYASGREDLAPESLSISMGLFLQKISIIRDYLEDINEVPKCRIFWPRQIWSKYVNKLEDFKYEENSVKAVQCLNEMVTNALLHVEDCLVYMSNLRDPAIFQFCAIPQVINMGNLTMYYNNVEIFKGSVEMRRGLCAKIIDQTRTMADVYGAFFDFCCIMESKVDRDDPNATSTLKRLEAISKTCKDSGTLINRRKSYTFSHQSHYNIPVLIIFFFIMLAMLLSTKIP; from the exons ATGGAGGAGATTATGAAGCATCCAGATGAATTATACCCATTGATGAAGCTCATGTTATCAGCTAAACGCGTCCAGAAGAAGACGTCAGGGTGGCTGTTGCGGCCACACTGGGCCTTCTGCTACGTTACTCTCCGCAAGGTGTCTCGTAGCTTTGCTCTTGTCATTCAACAGCTTCCTAGTGATCTTCGTGACGTG GTTTGTGTTTACTATTTGGTTCTTAGAGCACTTGACACTGTTG GTGGTACAATGGCCTTCAAGGTTCTTATGGACCAATTCCATCATGTTTCCACTGCTTTCCTAGAACTTGATACAAA TTATCAGGAGGTGATTAAGGATATTATCAAGAGGATGGGTGAAGGAATGGCGAAATTTCTATGCAAGGAG GTAGAAACAATTGATAATTATAATGAATATTGTCACTATGCAGCTGGACTTTGTGGATTAGGTTTGTCAAAACTTTTTTATGCTTCTGGAAGAGAAGATTTAGCACCAGAATCCCTCTCGATTTCTATGGGTTTATTTCTTCAG AAAATAAGCATCATTAGAGATTATCTAGAGGACATAAATGAAGTACCAAAATGTCGCATATTTTGGCCCCGTCAAATTTGGAGTAAATATGTTAACAAACTCGAG GACTTTAAGTACGAGGAAAACTCGGTCAAAGCAGTACAATGTCTGAACGAAATGGTCACTAATGCTTTATTACATGTAGAAGATTGTCTGGTTTACATGTCTAATTTACGAGATCCTGCTATCTTTCAGTTCTGTGCAATTCCGCAG GTCATAAATATGGGGAATTTGACGATGTACTACAACAACGTTGAAATTTTCAAAGGTTCTGTAGAAATGAGACGAG GCCTCTGTGCTAAGATTATTGATCAGACGAGGACGATGGCTGATGTCTATGGAGCTTTCTTTGACTTTTGTTGTATAATGGAATCTAAG GTTGATCGTGATGATCCAAATGCAACAAGTACTTTGAAGAGGCTTGAAGCAATTTCGAAAACTTGCAAAGACTCTGGAACCTTGATCAATCGAAG GAAATCTTACACATTCAGCCATCAGTCTCATTATAATATTCCtgttttg ATTATCTTCTTTTTCATCATGCTGGCTATGCTTTTATCAACAAAAATACCTTAA
- the LOC129877590 gene encoding transcription factor bHLH130-like codes for MDSSEFEKNQNNSGLLRFRSAPSSFLENFIDGVGNNGNMGTENKGLSSKFNLDGLNNQLVSQNSLDSKVFVNLSSMSNSQLPPQYPRQNSTAHMVGSMEGGGGYRVMGSLLGNSNNHHQGQNKLASNLMRQNSSPAGLFSQLNSLNGYATLKGSAGGYRMANGANGDSSSSSSSLKDHFGFSSGTPSSLGMLSRISEVDNESSIATALDEDEKRVNGNSEAQLYNMGLPFNSWSDSSQFQQTLTGQKRELESKGNRLFANVQIEELGNRPPILSHHLSLPKTPADIAAMEKLLHFQDTIPCKIRAKRGCATHPRSIAERVRRTRISERMRKLQELVPNMDKQTNTADMLDLAVEYIKGLQKQYKVLTDCRANCKCSAMQKPD; via the exons aTGGATTCATCAGAGTTTGAGAAAAACCAGAACAATTCTGGGTTATTAAGGTTTCGTTCAGCCCCAAgttcttttcttgaaaatttcattgatgGAGTTGGGAATAATGGAAATATGGGTACTGAGAATAAAGGGTTGTCTTCAAAATTCAATCTTGATGGTTTAAATAACCAATTAGTTTCTCAGAATTCTCTTGATAGTAAAGTGTTTGTAAATTTGAGTAGTATGAGTAATTCACAGTTGCCACCTCAATATCCAAGGCAAAATTCTACTGCTCATATGGTGGGGTCTATGGAAGGAGGTGGTGGGTACAGGGTGATGGGCTCATTATTGGGAAATAGTAATAATCATCATCAAGGGCAAAACAAATTGGCATCAAATCTTATGAGGCAAAACAGTTCTCCAGCTGGCTTATTCTCTCAACTCAATTCTCTAAATG GATATGCCACGTTGAAAGGCAGTGCTGGAGGTTATAGAATGGCAAACGGTGCCAATGGAGATTCAAGTTCATCTTCAAGCAGTTTGAAAGATCATTTTGGTTTCTCATCAGGAACACCTTCTTCATTAGGAATGTTGTCTCGAATCTCAGAGGTCGATAATGAGAGCAGCATAGCAACTGCCCTCGATGAGGATGAGAAGCGTGTAAATGGAAACTCAGAAGCTCAACTTTACAATATGGGACTTCCTTTTAATTCTTGGAGTGATTCTTCACAGTTTCAGCAGACACTCACAGGCCAGAAAAGGGAGTTAGAGAGCAAGGGGAATAGGCTATTTGCTAATGTTCAG ATTGAAGAACTTGGAAATCGGCCTCCAATTTTGTCACACCACCTAAGTTTACCCAAGACACCAGCTGATATAGCAGCTATGGAGAAGTTGTTGCATTTTCAAGACACTATTCCTTGTAAGATCCGCGCCAAACGTGGATGTGCTACACATCCTAGGAGTATTGCAGAAAGG GTGAGAAGAACGCGTATAAGTGAACGAATGAGAAAGCTACAAGAGCTTGTTCCCAATATGGACAAG CAAACAAACACCGCGGACATGCTAGACTTGGCTGTCGAGTACATTAAAGGCCTCCAAAAACAGTACAAG GTACTCACTGATTGTCGAGCGAACTGCAAATGCTCAGCAATGCAGAAGCCAGATTGA
- the LOC129876883 gene encoding squalene synthase-like, with translation MGMMGEILMHPDELYPLMKLMLSAKRVKKKTSVWLLQPHWAFCYDTLRKVSRSFALVIQQLPSDLRDVVCVYYLVLRALDTVEDDTSLAIEVRVPILRNFYCNFYDPQWHFSCGTKAFKVLMDQFHHVSTAFLELDTNYQVVIKEITKKMGEGMAKFLCKEVETMDDYNEYSYYASGLCGLGLSNFFYISGREDLAPESISISVGLFLQKISIIRDYLEDINEVPKCRMFWPRQIWSKYVNKLEDFKYEENSVKAVQCLNEMVTNALLYVEDCLTCMSNLRDPAIFQFCAIPQIINMGNLTMYYNNVEIFKGVVEMRRGLCAKIIDQTRTMADVYGAFFDFCCIMESKVDRDDPNATSTLKRLEAILKTCRDSGTLNQRKSYTFSHQPNYNIPVLIILFFIMLAILLSTRTP, from the exons ATGGGGATGATGGGGGAGATTTTGATGCATCCAGATGAATTATATCCATTGATGAAGCTCATGTTATCGGCTAAACGTGTCAAGAAGAAGACGTCTGTGTGGCTGTTGCAGCCACACTGGGCCTTCTGCTACGATACTCTCCGGAAGGTGTCTCGTAGCTTTGCCCTCGTAATTCAACAACTTCCTAGCGACCTTCGTGACGTG GTTTGTGTTTACTATTTGGTTCTTAGAGCACTTGACACTGTTG AGGATGATACCAGCTTAGCCATTGAGGTTAGAGTACCTATCTTGAGAAATTTTTATTGCAACTTCTATGATCCTCAATGGCATTTTTCAT GTGGTACAaaggccttcaaagttctcatggACCAATTCCATCATGTTTCCACTGCTTTCCTAGAACTTGATACAAA TTATCAGGTGGTGATTAAGGAAATTACCAAGAAGATGGGTGAAGGAATGGCCAAGTTTTTATGCAAGGAG GTAGAAACAATGGATGATTATAATGAATATAGTTATTATGCATCTGGACTATGTGGATTGGGATTGTcaaactttttttatatttctggAAGAGAAGATTTAGCACCAGAATCCATCTCGATTTCCGTGGGTTTATTTCTTCAG AAAATAAGCATCATTAGAGATTATCTAGAGGACATAAATGAAGTACCAAAATGTCGTATGTTTTGGCCTCGTCAAATTTGGAGTAAATATGTTAACAAACTCGAG GACTTTAAGTACGAGGAGAACTCGGTCAAGGCAGTACAATGTCTCAACGAAATGGTCACTAATGCTTTATTATATGTAGAGGATTGTCTGACATGCATGTCTAATTTACGAGATCCTGCTATCTTTCAGTTCTGTGCAATTCCGCAG ATCATAAATATGGGGAATTTGACGATGTACTACAACAACGTTGAAATTTTCAAAGGTGTTGTTGAAATGAGACGAG GCCTCTGTGCAAAGATTATTGATCAGACGAGGACGATGGCTGATGTCTACGGAGCTTTCTTTGACTTTTGTTGTATAATGGAATCTAAG GTTGATCGTGATGATCCAAATGCAACGAGTACTTTGAAGAGGCTTGAAGCAATTTTGAAAACTTGCAGAGACTCGGGAACCTTAAATCAAAG GAAATCTTACACATTCAGCCATCAGCCTAATTATAATATtccagttttg ATTATCTTATTTTTCATCATGCTGGCTATTCTTTTATCAACAAGAACACCTTAA
- the LOC129876907 gene encoding transcription factor bHLH48-like has product MDNLIESMEARSENCGAKMGEIGTGFHQFGEEILSVTSEAGSSFTALLGLPPNQAVELLVQSPETDKMASDKLAISEPPYRYPPPPPIFPSDFALIDRASKFSVFAAAGNSPESNSTLSNSGSKSLFVKQEPIDSDFNNNSSPATSNPMVNQKSTKRKEREKKVKETTKKGKKSANDTSEDGDEKLPYVHVRARRGQATDSHSLAERARREKINARMKLLQELVPGCNKISGTAMVLDEIINHVQSLQRQVEFLSMRLAAVNPRVDFNLDSLFAAERSGSHVESNLQDMVVPPIWAEGQTNGNRNQYQHLWHFEGFHQPVWGRLEDNSSFVTPENSLLTYDSSANSASLHPNQLKMEL; this is encoded by the exons ATGGATAATCTGATAGAGTCAATGGAAGCTAGATCCGAGAATTGCGGAGCTAAAATGGGAGAAATAGGAACTGGGTTTCATCAATTTGGTGAGGAAATCTTGTCTGTTACGTCGGAAGCTGGAAGTTCTTTCACTGCTTTACTTGGACTTCCGCCGAATCAAGCGGTGGAGCTTTTGGTTCAGTCACCGGAAACTGACAAAATGGCATCAGATAAGCTTGCTATCAGTGAACCTCCCTATCGttatcctcctcctcctccgaTTTTTCCTTCAGATTTCGCTTTGATCGACAGAGCATCTAAGTTCTCCGTCTTCGCCGCTGCCGGAAATTCCCCGGAGTCCAATTCAACCCTTTCAAATTCCGGCTCAAAATCACTGTTCGTCAAGCAAGAACCCATAGATTCCGACTTCAACAACAATTCATCTCCGGCGACTTCCAATCCAATGGTTAATCAGAAATCAACCAAGAGAAAGGAACGCGAGaaaaag GTAAAAGAAACTacaaaaaaggggaaaaaatcAGCAAACGATACCTCAGAAGACGGCGACGAGAAGCTACCATACGTTCATGTCCGAGCGCGTCGGGGCCAAGCCACTGATAGCCATAGTTTAGCAGAAAGA gcaAGGAGAGAGAAGATTAATGCTAGGATGAAGTTACTACAAGAGCTGGTCCCAGGATGTAACAAG ATCTCAGGTACTGCAATGGTGTTGGATGAGATCATCAACCATGTACAGTCCCTACAGCGTCAAGTGGAG TTCTTATCAATGAGACTTGCTGCGGTTAACCCGAGAGTTGATTTTAACCTCGACAGTCTCTTTGCAGCAGAA CGGAGTGGTTCCCATGTGGAGAGTAACTTACAAGACATGGTTGTGCCACCTATCTGGGCCGAGGGACAAACCAACGGGAACAGAAACCAATATCAACATCTATGGCATTTTGAAGGGTTCCATCAGCCTGTCTGGGGAAGGTTAGAAGACAATTCTAGCTTTGTTACTCCAGAGAACTCACTGTTGACATATGATTCCTCAGCAAATTCAG CATCTTTACACCCAAATCAGCTGAAAATGGAGCTATGA
- the LOC129876909 gene encoding zinc finger A20 and AN1 domain-containing stress-associated protein 8-like, producing the protein MESSKETGCQAPEGPILCINNCGFFGSAATMNMCSKCHKDMILKQEQAKFAATSIENIVNGNSGSNDKEPIVTGAINVQPGSADLKVISTEASSDLSSGPSSEVKPKEGPSRCTTCRKRVGLTGFNCKCGNLFCAAHRYSEKHDCPFDYKNAGRDAIAKANPVVVAEKLNKI; encoded by the coding sequence ATGGAGTCTTCCAAAGAGACAGGCTGCCAAGCTCCAGAAGGTCCCATCCTTTGCATCAACAACTGCGGGTTCTTTGGTAGTGCTGCCACCATgaatatgtgttccaaatgtcaCAAGGACATGATACTGAAGCAGGAACAAGCTAAATTTGCAGCAACATCAATTGAAAACATTGTTAATGGAAACTCAGGCAGTAATGACAAAGAGCCTATTGTCACTGGTGCAATCAATGTGCAACCAGGATCAGCAGACTTAAAGGTTATCTCTACAGAAGCATCTTCAGATCTATCCTCAGGTCCAAGTTCAGAGGTGAAGCCAAAAGAGGGCCCAAGTAGGTGCACTACTTGCCGCAAGCGTGTGGGTTTGACAGGATTCAATTGCAAGTGTGGAAATCTTTTCTGTGCTGCTCATCGTTACTCTGAAAAGCACGACTGCCCATTTGATTATAAGAATGCTGGTCGGGATGCTATTGCTAAAGCAAATCCTGTCGTTGTAGCAGAAAAGCTAAACAAGATCTAG